Proteins encoded together in one Stigmatella aurantiaca window:
- a CDS encoding sensor histidine kinase, translating to MARASPPIVLSFRRTFALLIVLVVLPSAGLSGFGVVAIINERAAVEKRLEAAWHGTLKALAKDLPQELRQARFVERGGELDLVNTPGRVLSNASFWIEGGKVTCSDAPLALALNAVLTDLSHLPPDTTVFSLYVGGLPVLIAAERHGNGVRGTQLSTAAVEALLTEQAERYLASPEPVLFALRPIPRETNEGLMGRLMSEVVQARASALGPQVLADQVLAAPLQDFRLVVLPTGEDPVARASTRNRVVYGVLLGLFYLTLTFGVVYTGRVLYREAKLSRLKTDFVSLVSHELRTPLTSIRIFIETLALGRLKDPAQIQEVLQLLTRETERLSVLIERVLDWARLESGRKEYQRERIAVADLVDTAVAAFRAQRLDGGVDLKVEVPSGLPPVHVDRHAMAGALLNLLQNAYKYSGQDKRITLTVRTYRRWVAFSVEDNGVGIAPRDRQRIFERFYRVDNLLTRKTEGSGLGLAITKRIIEAHGGRISVQSKLGRGSLFTIQLPAGKA from the coding sequence GTGGCCCGTGCCTCGCCCCCTATTGTCCTGAGCTTCCGGCGCACCTTCGCACTGCTCATCGTGCTGGTGGTGCTGCCCTCGGCGGGGCTGTCGGGCTTCGGCGTGGTGGCCATCATCAACGAGCGCGCCGCGGTGGAGAAGCGCCTGGAGGCCGCCTGGCACGGCACCCTGAAGGCGCTGGCGAAGGACCTGCCCCAGGAGCTGCGCCAGGCGCGCTTCGTGGAGCGCGGCGGGGAGCTGGACCTGGTGAACACCCCGGGCCGGGTGCTCTCCAACGCCTCCTTCTGGATCGAAGGGGGCAAGGTGACGTGCTCGGATGCGCCCCTGGCGCTCGCGCTCAACGCGGTGCTCACCGACCTGAGCCACCTGCCCCCGGACACGACCGTCTTCTCCTTATATGTGGGCGGCCTGCCGGTGCTCATCGCCGCCGAGCGGCACGGCAACGGGGTGCGCGGCACCCAGCTGTCCACCGCCGCCGTGGAGGCGCTGCTGACGGAGCAGGCCGAGCGCTACCTGGCCTCCCCGGAGCCGGTGCTCTTCGCGCTGCGGCCCATCCCCCGGGAGACCAACGAGGGGCTCATGGGCCGGCTCATGTCCGAGGTGGTGCAGGCCCGGGCAAGCGCCCTGGGCCCCCAGGTGCTGGCGGACCAGGTGCTCGCGGCGCCGCTGCAGGACTTCCGGCTGGTGGTGCTCCCCACGGGCGAGGACCCGGTGGCGCGCGCCTCCACGCGCAACCGCGTGGTGTACGGCGTGCTGCTGGGCCTGTTCTACCTGACGCTCACCTTCGGGGTGGTGTACACCGGCCGGGTCCTCTACCGGGAGGCGAAGCTGTCGCGGCTGAAGACGGACTTCGTCTCGCTGGTGAGCCACGAGCTGCGCACCCCGCTGACCTCCATCCGCATTTTCATCGAGACGCTGGCGCTGGGACGGCTGAAGGACCCCGCGCAGATACAGGAGGTGCTCCAGCTGCTCACGCGGGAGACCGAGCGGCTGTCGGTCCTCATCGAGCGGGTGCTGGACTGGGCGCGCCTGGAGAGCGGGCGCAAGGAGTACCAGCGCGAGCGCATCGCGGTGGCCGACCTGGTGGACACGGCGGTGGCGGCCTTCCGGGCCCAGCGGCTGGATGGGGGCGTGGACCTGAAGGTGGAGGTGCCCAGCGGGCTGCCCCCGGTGCACGTGGACCGGCATGCCATGGCCGGCGCCCTGCTCAACCTGCTGCAGAACGCCTACAAGTACAGTGGGCAGGACAAGCGCATCACCCTCACCGTCCGCACGTACCGGCGGTGGGTGGCCTTCTCCGTGGAGGACAATGGGGTGGGAATCGCACCCAGAGACCGCCAGCGCATCTTCGAGCGCTTCTACCGGGTGGACAACCTGCTGACCCGCAAGACGGAGGGCAGCGGGCTGGGCCTGGCCATCACCAAGCGCATCATCGAGGCCCACGGGGGGCGCATCTCGGTCCAGAGCAAGCTGGGCCGGGGCAGCCTCTTCACCATCCAGCTTCCAGCGGGAAAGGCATGA